The Lagopus muta isolate bLagMut1 chromosome 4, bLagMut1 primary, whole genome shotgun sequence genome has a window encoding:
- the DRD5 gene encoding D(1B) dopamine receptor translates to MLRGGRSPLPPPAGTPGGARGQAGAPGAAQVAAGSLLALLILWTLFGNVLVCAAIVRYRHLRSKVTNIFIVSLAVSDLLVALLVMPWKAVAEVAGYWPFGAFCNVWVAFDIMCSTASILNLCVISVDRYWAISSPFRYERKMTQRLALVMIGVAWALSVLISFIPVQLNWHRGGDAATAAATGYIEDRFGTGLEAAGAFTTWAEDMSTTWVALAAMTPSDGTYGSNNTIPGSSESCDSSLNRTYAISSSLISFYIPVAIMIVTYTRIYRIAQVQIRRISSLERAAEHAQSCRSNHVDCHHHTTLKSSIRKETKVLKTLSIIMGVFVCCWLPFFILNCMVPFCESPPSDPRAGLPCVSETTFNIFVWFGWANSSLNPIIYAFNADFRKVFSSLLGCGQFCSSTPVETVNISNELISYNQDTLFHKEIVTAYVNMIPNVVDCEENREDPFDRMSQISPDPEVATDSVCELDCEGEISLGKITPFTPNGLH, encoded by the coding sequence ATGCTGCGGGGCGGCCGCAGCCCTCTGCCGCCCCCGGCGGGAACCCCCGGCGGGGCGAGGGGACAGGCGGGAGCCCCCGGAGCTGCGCAGGTGGCGGCGGGCAGCCTGCTCGCCTTGCTCATCCTCTGGACGCTCTTTGGGAACGTGCTGGTGTGCGCGGCCATCGTCCGCTACCGGCACCTGCGGAGCAAGGTCACCAACATCTTCATCGTGTCGCTGGCCGTCTCCGAcctgctggtggctctgctggtcATGCCCTGGAAGGCGGTGGCTGAGGTGGCCGGCTACTGGCCCTTTGGGGCTTTCTGCAACGTCTGGGTGGCCTTCGATATCATGTGCTCCACGGCCTCCATCCTTAACCTGTGCGTAATTAGCGTGGACAGGTACTGGGCTATTTCCAGCCCTTTCCGGTATGAGAGGAAGATGACCCAGCGGCTGGCTCTAGTGATGATCGGAGTGGCCTGGGCACTGTCTGTGCTTATCTCCTTCATCCCAGTCCAGCTCAATTGGCACAGAGGTGGGgatgctgccactgctgctgccactgggTACATTGAGGATAGGTTCGGTACTGGCTTGGAGGCAGCGGGTGCTTTCACCACCTGGGCAGAGGACATGAGCACCACATGGGTGGCACTGGCAGCAATGACGCCCTCCGACGGCACCTATGGGAGCAACAACACTATCCCTGGGTCATCGGAGAGCTGCGACTCCAGCCTCAACAGGACTTATGCTATTTCCTCCTCCCTGATCAGTTTTTACATCCCAGTGGCTATCATGATTGTCACCTACACGCGGATCTACCGCATTGCCCAGGTGCAGATCCGTCGCATCTCCTCACTGGAGCGGGCGGCTGAGCACGCGCAGAGCTGCCGTAGCAACCACGTTGACTGCCATCATCACACCACCCTTAAGTCCTCCATCAGGAAAGAAACCAAAGTGCTGAAGACTCTCTCCATCATCATGGGCGTCTTtgtctgctgctggctgcccttcTTCATTCTGAACTGCATGGTGCCCTTCTGTGAGAGCCCACCCAGCGACCCCCGAGCTGGGCTCCCCTGTGTCAGCGAGACCACCTTCAACATCTTCGTCTGGTTTGGATGGGCCAACTCCTCCCTCAACCCCATCATCTATGCCTTCAATGCTGACTTCAGgaaggtcttctccagcctccTGGGATGTGGCCAGTTTTGCTCAAGCACTCCAGTGGAGACTGTTAATATAAGCAATGAGCTCATCTCATACAACCAGGACACCCTTTTCCATAAGGAGATAGTGACTGCGTATGTGAACATGATACCAAATGTGGTTGATTGTGAGGAAAACCGGGAGGACCCTTTTGATAGGATGTCCCAGATCTCCCCCGACCCCGAGGTTGCCACTGACTCTGTCTGTGAGCTGGACTGTGAGGGGGAGATCTCACTAGGCAAAATCACACCTTTCACTCCAAATGGTTTACATTAA